From the genome of Mixophyes fleayi isolate aMixFle1 chromosome 2, aMixFle1.hap1, whole genome shotgun sequence, one region includes:
- the LOC142140590 gene encoding olfactory receptor 8D1-like, with the protein MNVTNQTMMIYFIIKGISDAPELQALIFVLVLFMYLFILGGNMTIVLLVCLDPQLHTPMYFFLCNLSILDMSSSTVTLHKILISFLTGNNTVSLYACMTQMFILISLVCNELMPTAMSYDRFVAVCNPLHYATVMSPCLCASLASVCWASGFVESLPLFVLISRFSCYKSQEINHFFCDIMPIIKLSCSDTTLSNLLIFICGLFLSIFPFLLTFIPYIFIIQTILSVRSSAGKHKAFYTCSSHLTVVILLYVTLICQYMRPTSMDTLESSKLFSLFNTAAVPMLNPLIYSLKNKDIKSALKRRWF; encoded by the coding sequence ATGAATGTCACAAATCAGACTATGATGATCTACTTCATTATTAAGGGGATTTCTGACGCTCCGGAGCTCCAGGCTTTGATCTTCGTCCTGGTCCTTTTCATGTATCTCTTCATTCTTGGTGGGAATATGACTATTGTTCTATTAGTCTGTCTGGACCCTCAGCTCCACACTCCCATGTACTTCTTTCTGTGTAACCTGTCCATCTTGGACATGTCCTCAAGCACAGTCACACTGCATAAGATCCTTATTAGCTTCTTAACAGGGAATAACACAGTTTCTTTATATGCGTGTATGACTCAGATGTTCATCCTTATATCTCTAGTGTGCAATGAACTGATGCCTACGGCCATGAGTTATGATCGTTTTGTTGCTGTCTGTAACCCATTGCATTATGCCACAGTCATGAGCCCTTGCTTATGTGCTTCTCTGGCCAGTGTCTGTTGGGCTTCAGGTTTCGTAGAATCTTTACCtctatttgttttaatttccaGGTTCTCTTGTTATAAATCACAAGAAATAAACCACTTTTTCTGTGATATTATGCCCATCATAAAACTGTCTTGCAGTGACACTACGCTCTCCAACCTCTTGATTTTTATCTGTGGACTTTTTCTTTCCATTTTCCCCTTTCTCCTCACCTTCATTCCTTACATCTTCATTATCCAGACCATACTGAGCGTTCGTTCAAGTGCTGGAAAACATAAAGCTTTCTACACGTGTTCCTCACACCTCACAGTGGTCATTCTACTCTATGTGACTCTCATCTGTCAATACATGAGACCGACCTCGATGGACACTTTGGAATCTAGCAAGCTGTTCTCTTTGTTTAACACAGCTGCTGTCCCCATGCTTAACCCACTGATCTACAGCTTGAAAAATAAAGACATAAAATCTGCATTGAAACGTCGGTGGTTTTAG